In Planctomycetaceae bacterium, the following are encoded in one genomic region:
- a CDS encoding RNA methyltransferase, whose translation MLELRNPHSILAALKQRPSAVRSIRISAQHPSDVWAEVAEVAKRCGVPVSAGRTEGPGVGRQRRGTERTGAGSANVEPPSPIPLSNLLQRRNGEHSHGIWLALDQIQDPQNVGALFRLAGFFNVRGILMTRDRSASVNATVCDVSAGGAEYVPFSVVSNLAQAMKKAQEHDIWLLGTSEHAASSIRQVSRDRNWMLVLGNEGDGIRRLTRENCDVLCSLPPSGPIGSLNVATAAAACLAILTGDPAPGD comes from the coding sequence ATGCTTGAACTCCGCAATCCTCACAGCATCCTGGCCGCGCTGAAGCAGCGTCCGTCGGCCGTGCGGTCCATCCGGATTTCTGCGCAGCACCCGTCTGATGTCTGGGCCGAAGTTGCAGAAGTCGCCAAACGGTGCGGCGTACCGGTTTCCGCGGGCCGCACCGAAGGACCAGGCGTCGGCAGGCAGCGTCGCGGAACAGAACGCACCGGGGCCGGGTCGGCGAATGTCGAACCGCCGTCGCCGATTCCGCTTTCAAATCTGCTGCAGCGCCGCAACGGCGAACATTCTCATGGAATCTGGCTCGCGCTGGATCAGATCCAGGATCCTCAGAACGTGGGAGCCCTCTTTCGGCTGGCCGGCTTCTTCAATGTGCGCGGGATTCTGATGACCAGGGACCGCAGTGCTTCGGTGAACGCCACTGTCTGCGATGTCTCCGCCGGCGGTGCCGAATACGTGCCGTTTTCCGTCGTCTCAAATCTGGCGCAGGCGATGAAGAAAGCTCAGGAGCACGATATCTGGCTGCTGGGAACCAGTGAACACGCCGCTTCGAGCATCCGGCAGGTCAGCCGCGACCGAAACTGGATGCTGGTGCTGGGCAACGAAGGCGACGGAATTCGTCGGCTGACACGGGAAAACTGCGACGTCCTGTGTTCCCTGCCGCCGTCGGGCCCGATCGGTTCGCTGAACGTCGCCACCGCCGCCGCGGCCTGCCTGGCGATCCTGACAGGCGATCCGGCGCCCGGAGATTGA
- a CDS encoding DUF4398 domain-containing protein, which produces MLVLRSVIFSAAALIPVMLVIELSPAAAFGDEVKEDPSWRVAGDLPNDVELVAASEFQGDGDERGLRIQFRGQRDFRQIALVSRHPPALPLDEFQATLRFSSSVAGVRLALKLILPNQIDPRTGTPLSTFIPGDRYSRTGEWQTLAVSTSAAALEAQLRRVRAELHRSEIDASGAYVHGCVLLVELNSGDVYLDLGSSTYGPVVAPTNIVAEFAAPDSPGNNPSTTDASAGSGNRATVRIARSQVFVDEKPVFPRLTPDHGESPQLLRSLGMNAIWVSDYRNSERQQELLRNGLVVVATPPRLQFDPANYDTPLHGLLPLEQSCPLVSAFYLGTRVDVSQSAQLMTWTREVRSADRILQRPLMVDMTAGEGIASREVDMVGIGEHVIGRNRSFGESRNLTYQRQRAASQLTLPWTWLQTEPSSDLAAWRTAAGFEPMVIESEQFMMQLVAALSGGCRGIGYWKTRSLQQESGENPAAIRTAESDAIRESALSIELNGLYLHILEPFLVEGRIEGHIAVQMDDGSPSPSKPLTSSRSALWDSAMNGSAMLAAANLEGVPESPDAAVITSGINSVVLAGFWDNASQFVPQPMYSRQAQMTVAASETASAWRVTATGISSLRRNMTAGGLQLAIPDFDQFAVFLVSSDPEQARELDRRIRAVADRAAHIQVELARLKYERVLRTSAAIDELGRAEPNAASLLRQAAGRLDQADQALAQNDARTAERFAQEAARQLRFVQQQYWRSAVKDLPSPTASPHTVAFSSLPDHWRMLDQISAANHEADELLPSGSFDNLRMIEDAGWKRPALPDPTDYRSAADVVNDAGGSQPFLRMLAWKPSNEPGNSQPKPSLLVMPPAVDVTAGDVLEIRGRIRTGRRLRPETPQPLMIFDNELGPEFAVRPKPGPSWQTFRMFRQASQDGQLQISFVLYGSGEVHLDDVSISRVSGPMRNLQPAAFLRHGHVPIVPERR; this is translated from the coding sequence ATGTTGGTCCTTCGATCTGTCATTTTCAGCGCGGCGGCGCTGATTCCTGTGATGCTCGTCATCGAATTGTCGCCGGCGGCGGCATTCGGTGATGAGGTGAAGGAAGATCCGTCCTGGCGTGTTGCGGGGGACCTTCCAAACGACGTCGAACTTGTTGCGGCATCCGAATTCCAGGGTGACGGTGACGAGCGAGGCTTGCGAATTCAATTCCGCGGTCAGCGGGATTTCCGTCAAATCGCGCTGGTAAGTCGCCATCCGCCGGCACTGCCGCTTGACGAGTTTCAGGCAACGCTGCGGTTCAGTTCCAGTGTTGCCGGTGTTCGACTGGCACTGAAGCTTATCCTTCCGAATCAGATCGACCCCCGAACCGGCACTCCGCTGTCGACGTTCATCCCCGGCGACCGATATTCCCGAACCGGTGAATGGCAGACGCTGGCCGTCAGCACATCCGCTGCGGCCCTGGAAGCTCAGCTGAGAAGGGTTCGTGCCGAACTGCATCGCAGCGAGATTGATGCGTCCGGTGCGTATGTTCATGGCTGCGTGCTGCTGGTTGAACTGAACTCCGGCGATGTCTATCTGGACCTGGGCAGTTCGACGTACGGACCGGTCGTGGCACCGACAAACATCGTTGCCGAGTTCGCCGCGCCGGATTCGCCGGGTAACAACCCTTCGACGACAGACGCATCAGCGGGATCGGGAAACCGGGCCACCGTTCGAATCGCGCGCAGTCAGGTCTTCGTCGACGAAAAGCCGGTGTTTCCGCGACTGACACCGGACCACGGCGAGTCTCCGCAGCTGCTTCGATCACTTGGAATGAATGCGATCTGGGTCAGTGACTACCGCAACAGCGAACGGCAGCAGGAGTTGCTTCGGAACGGATTGGTCGTCGTGGCGACTCCGCCGCGCCTGCAGTTCGATCCGGCGAATTACGACACGCCGCTGCACGGACTGCTTCCGCTGGAACAGTCCTGCCCGCTGGTGTCGGCGTTCTATCTGGGAACGCGTGTCGACGTGTCTCAGTCAGCGCAACTGATGACGTGGACGCGTGAAGTGCGCAGCGCTGACCGAATCCTGCAGCGGCCGCTGATGGTCGACATGACCGCGGGAGAAGGCATTGCTTCGCGCGAAGTGGACATGGTTGGCATCGGCGAACATGTCATCGGTCGCAACCGCTCGTTTGGTGAATCCCGCAATCTGACATATCAGCGACAGCGCGCTGCATCTCAACTGACGCTTCCGTGGACATGGCTGCAGACAGAACCGTCAAGTGACCTGGCAGCCTGGAGAACCGCCGCCGGCTTTGAACCGATGGTGATCGAATCCGAACAGTTCATGATGCAGCTCGTGGCCGCCCTGTCCGGCGGCTGTCGCGGCATCGGTTACTGGAAGACACGTTCGCTGCAGCAGGAATCCGGCGAAAATCCGGCGGCGATCCGGACGGCGGAGTCGGACGCCATTCGCGAATCAGCGCTGTCGATTGAACTGAACGGCCTGTACCTGCACATTCTGGAGCCGTTTCTGGTAGAGGGACGAATCGAAGGACATATTGCAGTGCAGATGGATGACGGTTCGCCTTCTCCGTCGAAGCCGCTGACTTCATCCCGCAGTGCTCTCTGGGATTCCGCGATGAATGGCTCCGCGATGCTGGCGGCGGCGAATCTGGAAGGTGTGCCGGAATCACCGGACGCGGCCGTTATCACCAGCGGGATCAATTCCGTGGTCCTTGCCGGATTCTGGGACAACGCCTCGCAGTTTGTGCCGCAGCCAATGTATTCCAGGCAGGCTCAGATGACGGTGGCCGCCAGCGAAACGGCGTCCGCATGGCGAGTCACCGCGACGGGAATCTCCAGCCTGCGACGAAACATGACAGCGGGCGGACTGCAACTGGCGATCCCGGACTTTGACCAGTTTGCTGTCTTCCTTGTGTCGTCAGACCCCGAACAGGCGCGCGAGCTGGATCGGCGGATTCGCGCCGTGGCCGATCGAGCCGCTCACATCCAGGTGGAACTGGCCCGCCTGAAGTATGAGCGCGTGTTGAGAACGTCCGCCGCGATTGATGAACTGGGACGGGCGGAGCCAAACGCGGCATCTCTGCTGCGACAGGCAGCCGGCCGACTTGATCAGGCCGATCAGGCTCTGGCTCAGAACGATGCCCGCACGGCGGAACGCTTCGCACAGGAAGCCGCGCGGCAGCTTCGATTCGTGCAGCAGCAGTACTGGCGAAGTGCGGTGAAGGACCTGCCTTCGCCAACGGCAAGCCCGCACACGGTGGCCTTCAGTTCTCTTCCGGACCACTGGCGGATGCTCGACCAGATCTCCGCAGCGAATCACGAAGCTGACGAACTATTACCGTCCGGAAGCTTCGACAATTTGCGGATGATTGAAGACGCAGGCTGGAAACGGCCCGCGCTGCCCGATCCGACCGACTACCGAAGCGCGGCGGACGTCGTCAACGACGCCGGTGGTTCGCAACCGTTTCTTCGAATGCTGGCGTGGAAACCTTCAAACGAACCGGGAAACTCCCAGCCAAAGCCATCGCTGCTGGTGATGCCGCCCGCTGTTGATGTGACCGCCGGAGATGTTCTGGAGATTCGTGGCCGAATTCGCACCGGTCGGCGTTTGCGCCCGGAAACGCCGCAGCCGCTGATGATCTTTGACAACGAACTGGGACCGGAATTCGCCGTGCGACCCAAGCCGGGACCATCGTGGCAGACGTTTCGAATGTTCCGCCAGGCGTCGCAGGACGGTCAGTTGCAGATTTCGTTTGTTCTGTACGGAAGCGGGGAGGTTCACCTGGACGACGTGTCGATTTCCCGCGTCTCCGGGCCAATGCGAAACCTGCAGCCCGCAGCGTTCCTCCGCCACGGCCACGTTCCCATTGTGCCCGAACGACGCTGA
- a CDS encoding GYD domain-containing protein, with translation MVRYLSLMSFTEQGIGAIEQSAERAKKFRAAVKKAGGKLQSVYWAVGAYDGAFVLEAPDESTATRLLLALAKLGNVRTQTLRIYDESEFQTVLDAM, from the coding sequence ATGGTTCGCTACTTGTCACTGATGTCGTTTACCGAACAGGGAATTGGCGCGATCGAGCAGTCCGCTGAGCGAGCCAAGAAGTTTCGCGCCGCCGTAAAGAAGGCTGGGGGAAAACTTCAATCGGTCTACTGGGCGGTTGGTGCGTACGACGGAGCCTTCGTGCTGGAAGCTCCCGACGAAAGCACCGCCACACGACTGCTGCTGGCTCTGGCGAAACTGGGGAATGTCCGGACTCAGACGCTGCGGATCTATGATGAATCTGAGTTCCAGACAGTGTTGGATGCGATGTGA
- a CDS encoding tetratricopeptide repeat protein, translated as MRCNGLRISAIRLTMCVGLSLLSGCYSMNGYVMNASGKSYYDQGNYAAAAAEFQNAVASDPANPDYLANLARTRYKMGDAAGAEQLYRQALTMAPSHQPSYHGMSELLLASGRGDQAAQLLTSWSATQPYIPESHVELAWLQNEMGDKQASAESLQRALQVNPNHATALAHLGQHYQEQGQPGQAVALYQQALQANWNQPEVHSRLASAAEAAGTSSPMATTAMARGVHPQSIPRQQMAFGPPQPAMQFAQRPMPGMMPPGMMPPMMAQTPPFGIPGYGVPQQQTAMPPNAQVAVAGPQPGTGQPMIAQRPVSGPQYAGPQYAGQPPYGVVPPQPSAVNQAAFNPLAAMAFGPAMGMSGASETMTFTPAPKPAGGAVPVPVPDAAFAQTNPGSVASGGDEVFGASLSTNSELPEIDAF; from the coding sequence ATGCGCTGCAACGGTCTTCGAATTTCCGCGATCCGTCTGACGATGTGCGTCGGACTTTCCCTGCTGTCCGGTTGCTACTCGATGAACGGATACGTGATGAACGCTTCCGGAAAGTCGTACTACGATCAGGGCAACTATGCTGCTGCGGCAGCCGAATTTCAGAATGCAGTCGCCAGCGACCCGGCGAATCCGGATTACCTGGCCAATCTGGCACGGACGCGCTACAAGATGGGTGACGCCGCGGGAGCCGAGCAACTTTACCGCCAGGCACTGACGATGGCCCCGTCGCACCAGCCGTCCTATCACGGAATGTCTGAATTGCTGCTGGCCAGCGGTCGCGGTGATCAGGCCGCACAGCTGTTGACTTCGTGGTCGGCAACTCAGCCGTACATCCCAGAATCCCACGTGGAACTGGCATGGCTGCAAAACGAGATGGGCGACAAGCAGGCGTCCGCGGAATCGCTGCAGCGAGCTCTGCAGGTCAATCCCAATCACGCGACGGCACTGGCTCATCTGGGCCAGCACTATCAGGAACAGGGGCAACCCGGACAGGCAGTTGCACTCTATCAGCAGGCGCTTCAGGCGAACTGGAATCAGCCGGAAGTCCATTCACGGCTCGCGTCCGCCGCGGAAGCCGCCGGAACATCAAGCCCGATGGCAACGACAGCCATGGCTCGTGGTGTGCATCCGCAGAGTATTCCCCGGCAGCAAATGGCATTTGGCCCGCCGCAGCCGGCAATGCAGTTCGCTCAGCGTCCCATGCCCGGGATGATGCCGCCCGGAATGATGCCTCCGATGATGGCTCAAACACCGCCATTCGGAATTCCCGGTTACGGTGTGCCGCAGCAGCAGACCGCGATGCCGCCCAACGCGCAGGTAGCGGTCGCCGGTCCGCAACCGGGCACCGGTCAGCCGATGATCGCTCAGCGTCCGGTTTCGGGGCCGCAGTACGCGGGGCCGCAGTACGCGGGGCAACCGCCCTACGGCGTCGTTCCGCCGCAGCCGTCGGCTGTCAACCAGGCGGCGTTCAATCCACTGGCGGCGATGGCGTTCGGTCCGGCCATGGGAATGTCCGGGGCGTCCGAGACAATGACATTCACACCGGCACCAAAACCCGCGGGCGGCGCAGTTCCTGTTCCGGTGCCTGATGCTGCGTTTGCGCAGACAAATCCCGGATCGGTTGCGTCGGGCGGCGACGAGGTGTTCGGTGCGTCACTCAGCACAAATTCGGAACTGCCGGAAATCGATGCGTTCTGA
- the fbaA gene encoding class II fructose-bisphosphate aldolase, with the protein MPIATPEQYAKMLDAAQQGGYAYPGINVTSIVTINAALKGFADSKSDGIIQFSTGAGEFASGLNVKDAVHGTIVLAEAAHRLAEKYDILIGLHTDHCQPKKVDGFLKPLIAATAARRAAGLNNLCNSHMFDGSELPLDQNMTISKELLKLCAENEIILEVEAGVVGGEEDGIDHSDAPADKLYTSPDDMVQVHEALGGLGRFMFAATFGNVHGHYKPGAVKLRPEILRDGQKAVVAKYGAKAEFDLVFHGGSGTPTAQLQETLDYGVVKMNIDTDTQYAFTRPIADWMLKHYDEVLMVDGEIGSKKSYDPRAYLKLAEAGVASRLQRACNDLRSSGKSIFGKV; encoded by the coding sequence ATGCCCATCGCAACGCCGGAACAATACGCCAAAATGCTCGACGCGGCTCAGCAGGGCGGCTACGCGTATCCAGGAATCAATGTCACTTCGATTGTCACAATTAACGCGGCGTTGAAGGGATTCGCCGACTCGAAGTCGGACGGCATCATTCAGTTTTCCACCGGTGCCGGAGAATTCGCGTCCGGCCTGAACGTCAAGGATGCCGTCCACGGCACGATCGTGTTGGCGGAGGCTGCTCATCGGCTGGCCGAGAAATACGACATTCTGATCGGACTGCATACGGACCACTGTCAGCCGAAGAAGGTCGACGGGTTCCTGAAGCCGCTGATTGCCGCAACGGCCGCTCGCCGGGCTGCAGGACTGAACAACCTGTGCAACTCGCACATGTTCGACGGTTCCGAACTGCCGCTGGATCAGAACATGACGATCAGCAAGGAGCTGCTGAAACTCTGCGCAGAAAACGAGATCATTCTGGAAGTCGAAGCGGGCGTTGTCGGCGGTGAAGAAGACGGCATCGATCACTCCGATGCGCCGGCCGACAAGCTGTATACCTCACCAGACGATATGGTGCAGGTTCACGAAGCTCTTGGCGGGCTCGGCCGTTTCATGTTCGCCGCGACGTTTGGCAACGTCCACGGTCACTACAAGCCAGGAGCCGTCAAGCTGCGTCCGGAGATTCTGCGAGACGGGCAGAAGGCTGTGGTCGCGAAGTATGGTGCCAAAGCCGAGTTTGACCTGGTTTTCCACGGAGGTTCCGGGACGCCAACGGCGCAGCTTCAGGAAACGCTGGACTATGGCGTCGTCAAGATGAACATCGACACGGACACGCAGTACGCGTTTACTCGGCCCATCGCGGACTGGATGCTGAAGCACTACGACGAAGTCCTGATGGTTGACGGCGAAATCGGTTCGAAGAAATCCTACGACCCCCGGGCTTACCTGAAACTGGCCGAAGCTGGGGTCGCCAGTCGCCTGCAGCGCGCCTGCAATGACCTGCGCAGCTCCGGGAAATCGATTTTCGGCAAAGTCTGA